The proteins below are encoded in one region of Leptospira sp. WS4.C2:
- a CDS encoding DUF1574 domain-containing protein, with protein sequence MLKARFLFYPVILLLFLFLVDSIFRIPYIQTITKIDLTAVNYKAKSDFLEKLIAKKPGVHSPKTKKIMLILGSSRLLYFDHDELVSFYPDWDIYNLSSAVTTPAYYDFQLTKVLDAGIKPDLVIMETDPNQFNQNSVFKSSNLTYSFDLSYVLSNLRLFGKDHVSFYLGRKFFAVGTYKPYLDQMWRNYKNPYLENAFEMHKATYDYILTHNGNGLSPIDNYMEKDSNSLQMTSHRTLDWLFASYIRSPMQFGFYEKILDRLQAENIKTIVIWPLSSPDFEALMEKEALVKTWEKEIDTLTASKNFSILKLKNDPSYTCNAFADGGHVAKDCYRSLMRSILLEYFRKYEPNRL encoded by the coding sequence ATGCTCAAGGCACGGTTCCTTTTTTACCCAGTTATTCTTTTACTATTTTTATTTTTAGTAGATTCGATCTTTCGAATCCCCTATATCCAGACAATCACAAAGATTGATTTAACTGCGGTTAACTATAAGGCCAAATCAGATTTCTTAGAAAAACTCATCGCGAAAAAACCAGGAGTTCATTCACCTAAAACAAAAAAAATCATGTTAATTTTGGGGTCTTCTCGACTTCTTTATTTTGATCATGATGAACTGGTTTCTTTTTACCCGGATTGGGATATTTATAATCTTTCGTCTGCTGTGACTACACCCGCTTATTACGACTTTCAACTAACAAAAGTATTGGATGCAGGGATCAAACCCGATTTAGTGATTATGGAAACTGATCCAAATCAATTTAACCAAAATTCGGTATTTAAAAGTTCGAATCTCACTTATAGTTTTGATTTATCCTATGTACTTTCTAACTTGCGTTTGTTTGGAAAAGACCACGTATCATTTTATCTGGGCCGTAAATTTTTTGCAGTAGGAACATACAAACCCTATCTAGACCAAATGTGGAGAAACTATAAAAATCCTTATTTGGAAAATGCCTTTGAAATGCATAAGGCTACTTATGATTATATTCTCACTCATAACGGGAATGGACTTTCTCCTATCGACAATTATATGGAAAAGGATTCTAACTCTTTACAAATGACAAGTCATAGGACGTTGGACTGGTTGTTTGCATCTTACATACGGAGTCCGATGCAGTTTGGTTTTTATGAAAAGATTTTAGATCGTTTGCAGGCAGAAAATATAAAAACAATTGTCATCTGGCCACTTTCTTCTCCGGACTTCGAAGCTTTAATGGAAAAAGAGGCGCTTGTCAAAACTTGGGAGAAAGAAATAGATACCCTGACTGCTAGTAAAAATTTCTCTATTTTGAAATTAAAAAACGATCCATCTTATACTTGTAATGCGTTTGCAGATGGTGGGCACGTAGCAAAAGATTGTTACCGTAGTTTGATGCGATCTATTCTATTGGAATATTTTCGGAAGTACGAACCAAATCGTTTGTAA
- a CDS encoding glycosyltransferase, translated as MSAKTLVIIPAYNEAETIEEVVRGAIVYADVSVTDDASKDATPTILAKLQKEFGKRLHVIRHEKNTHIPKGIQDGMKYAVEKEYDWVITMDAGLSHDAGYLKDFQSFPDCDLVIGSRTSTVNVPMYRKFISWFAAKVMNYCLSKGIFNLFGANLRDCTSGYRRYSKPMFQKIASYPLESVAFDFHMEALSIVANNDGSIKELPIRYVFSNSSFNRKVLKLAIQFAKKLLLRKWKLIPQHL; from the coding sequence ATGTCAGCTAAAACACTGGTCATCATTCCAGCGTACAATGAAGCCGAAACCATCGAAGAGGTGGTTCGAGGCGCCATTGTATATGCAGATGTTTCTGTAACAGATGATGCCAGCAAAGATGCAACACCAACCATTTTGGCCAAACTACAGAAAGAATTTGGGAAACGACTTCATGTCATTCGGCATGAGAAAAATACTCACATTCCAAAAGGAATCCAAGATGGAATGAAATACGCCGTTGAAAAAGAGTATGACTGGGTCATAACGATGGATGCTGGTTTATCGCATGACGCAGGTTATTTGAAAGACTTCCAGTCTTTCCCCGATTGCGATTTAGTCATTGGCTCTCGAACTTCTACTGTCAATGTCCCGATGTATCGTAAGTTCATTTCCTGGTTTGCTGCAAAAGTAATGAATTATTGTTTGTCAAAAGGAATTTTTAATTTGTTTGGAGCAAACTTACGAGATTGTACAAGCGGGTATAGACGTTACTCCAAACCTATGTTCCAAAAAATCGCCTCATACCCTTTGGAATCGGTAGCTTTTGATTTTCATATGGAAGCATTGTCGATTGTTGCGAACAATGATGGTTCTATCAAAGAATTACCGATTCGTTATGTTTTTTCGAATAGTAGTTTCAATCGCAAAGTATTGAAACTGGCAATCCAATTTGCTAAAAAACTTTTGTTAAGAAAATGGAAACTAATCCCACAACATCTGTAA
- a CDS encoding SRPBCC domain-containing protein: protein MRETKSVFTFDEPIERLWSGVTVYEVLVHWLADEVRGRPKVGGDFSWTWKLGLEGDFTTHGIYKKIEPLKELVMEWKDHPADPTGTIYLQLLFESLGPNQSQLTIVNGGFPDGDGSDVWIEGAKEAWDGQAVHLKDFLKQNPDITKFFKKT from the coding sequence ATGAGAGAAACGAAATCTGTTTTTACCTTTGATGAACCAATAGAACGATTGTGGTCGGGAGTTACCGTCTACGAAGTGTTAGTGCATTGGTTGGCCGATGAGGTAAGAGGTAGGCCAAAGGTTGGCGGTGATTTTTCTTGGACATGGAAATTGGGACTCGAAGGCGATTTTACCACTCACGGGATCTATAAAAAGATAGAACCATTAAAAGAGTTGGTTATGGAGTGGAAGGATCACCCAGCAGATCCCACTGGGACTATTTATTTACAATTATTATTTGAATCTTTAGGACCAAATCAGTCACAGTTAACAATTGTTAATGGAGGTTTTCCTGATGGAGATGGTTCCGACGTGTGGATCGAAGGAGCAAAAGAGGCTTGGGATGGGCAGGCTGTTCATTTAAAAGACTTTCTAAAGCAGAACCCAGATATCACCAAATTTTTTAAAAAGACTTGA
- a CDS encoding PLU-1-like domain protein: protein MEYPELETYFQKLTDITDRIAMMNNHFDATPEIDIPQLSEFYSDIQSKDWENTDREYYELFTSYFTFHVKTVEEIIQEAREILNPENREYVKKLVSHVRNSDDWFVNLKKKRKLARIQVA from the coding sequence ATGGAATATCCCGAATTGGAAACATATTTCCAGAAATTAACTGATATAACAGACCGTATCGCAATGATGAACAATCATTTTGATGCGACACCTGAGATCGACATACCACAGTTATCTGAGTTTTACAGTGACATTCAGTCAAAGGATTGGGAAAATACCGATAGAGAGTATTACGAACTCTTTACCAGTTATTTTACCTTTCATGTGAAAACCGTGGAAGAAATCATTCAAGAAGCACGTGAGATTTTGAATCCAGAAAATCGGGAATACGTGAAAAAATTAGTAAGCCATGTCCGTAATTCGGATGATTGGTTTGTAAATCTAAAAAAGAAACGTAAACTCGCTCGTATCCAAGTCGCTTAA
- a CDS encoding NAD-dependent epimerase/dehydratase family protein, whose product MANKVLVTGGCGFLGSHVCELFRKEGWDVVSFDNMTKYELKRTGYGSDATRDYNWNYLKSIGVTMVKGDIRNLEHLMDRSSDCDYIIHTAAQPAMTISWEDPELDFSTNVIGTFNVMEAARKHKIPVVNTSSIHVYGNSINDSLTEGKTSYERQPVEISVEQPTMVGQISPLHASKMSAEHYVRSYTDMYGVKAASFRFTGIYGERQFGGEDHGWVANFAIRSVFGLPLRIFGTGKQTRDILHAEDGAKSYLEFFKNPIPGVYNIGGASPHKISLLECIHLIGEILGKKQEILFEVERPGDMRYFICDIKEAKKFGFNPKILPKEGVTRLLKWIEANKDVFNIAGK is encoded by the coding sequence ATGGCGAATAAAGTATTGGTAACAGGCGGATGTGGATTTTTGGGATCCCATGTTTGTGAATTATTTCGTAAAGAAGGTTGGGATGTTGTTAGTTTCGATAACATGACCAAATATGAATTAAAACGAACTGGTTATGGTTCGGATGCAACTCGTGACTATAACTGGAATTATTTGAAATCCATTGGTGTTACTATGGTAAAGGGTGACATTCGAAACTTAGAACATTTAATGGATCGTTCTTCTGATTGTGACTATATCATTCATACAGCGGCACAACCTGCCATGACAATCTCTTGGGAAGATCCTGAGTTAGATTTTTCAACGAACGTAATTGGGACTTTTAATGTGATGGAAGCGGCAAGAAAACATAAAATTCCTGTTGTGAATACTTCATCCATCCACGTCTATGGAAACTCAATTAATGATAGTTTGACGGAAGGAAAAACTTCCTATGAAAGACAACCCGTAGAAATTTCGGTAGAGCAACCTACAATGGTAGGACAAATTTCACCTCTCCATGCCTCCAAGATGAGTGCTGAACACTATGTACGTTCTTACACAGATATGTATGGAGTGAAAGCAGCTAGTTTTCGATTCACTGGAATTTACGGCGAACGCCAGTTTGGTGGTGAAGATCATGGTTGGGTGGCAAACTTTGCTATTCGTTCCGTGTTTGGACTTCCACTCCGTATTTTCGGAACCGGAAAACAAACAAGAGACATCTTACACGCCGAAGATGGCGCTAAGTCTTATTTAGAATTTTTTAAGAATCCGATTCCTGGTGTGTACAACATTGGTGGCGCAAGTCCTCATAAGATTTCTCTTTTGGAATGTATCCATTTGATTGGTGAAATTCTAGGTAAAAAACAAGAAATTCTTTTTGAAGTGGAAAGACCGGGTGACATGCGTTACTTTATCTGCGATATCAAAGAAGCAAAAAAATTCGGATTCAATCCAAAAATCCTTCCAAAAGAGGGTGTGACACGCCTTCTGAAATGGATTGAAGCGAACAAAGACGTATTCAATATCGCTGGGAAGTAA
- a CDS encoding peptidase MA family protein, whose protein sequence is MHLKKLILIPIFFITSFTFYCNPLNSKIEKNDDLVLLLGVYSLASGSCANGPDLWARDLTTQTSVCVPVDLVSSGTRVEVYKERSLSINYDLVKFARDFDTITYPALIATFGTPSDVDEDGKVKILVMDIRDGATANSAYVAGYYDPINYFPDNFFSRVRSNYAEVLYLDGKELIAAVNHDPNAFASTAAHEFQHLLRFPRMRSANQTDELWINEGTSEVASDIAGYGPQNSRMDCYSGVNDSRCSDGINGVSLLDWDNSNSDILKQYSFAYVFMRYLYDISGTTDSQRQNFFRETVMGTSGTRANSTGNLMNVFRTSANYDSTLLGSQNSDVFFRTYALLSAQSFLGASPNLTAVEQVTSDGATATTVNLSAALTRYPLSASLARIIANPVTPTTARSSIKQGSTNFYTVALGGTPTIPTSSRKNYGRVTTGTTKGIFFWADSPAGLNANVKYVQTNEEGTSPTIPQKPRSLKSVIEGNPTSGPMPICGIEFTNDLVRTSENIPIE, encoded by the coding sequence ATGCATTTAAAAAAACTGATCCTGATTCCTATCTTTTTCATAACATCATTCACATTCTATTGCAATCCGCTAAATTCAAAAATAGAAAAAAATGACGATCTGGTTCTTCTCCTAGGTGTATATTCACTAGCCAGTGGCAGTTGTGCGAATGGCCCTGATCTTTGGGCGAGAGATTTAACCACACAAACCAGTGTTTGTGTTCCTGTTGATTTGGTAAGCTCCGGTACCAGAGTAGAAGTTTACAAAGAAAGATCCTTATCCATTAATTACGACCTAGTAAAATTCGCAAGGGACTTTGACACAATCACCTATCCCGCCTTAATCGCTACATTTGGAACCCCGAGTGATGTGGATGAAGATGGGAAAGTAAAAATTTTGGTTATGGATATTCGAGATGGTGCTACAGCAAATAGTGCATATGTGGCAGGGTATTACGATCCGATAAACTACTTCCCCGACAATTTTTTTTCCCGTGTTCGATCCAATTATGCAGAAGTTTTATATTTAGATGGAAAAGAACTCATTGCTGCAGTCAATCATGATCCCAATGCCTTTGCCTCCACAGCAGCTCATGAGTTCCAACACTTGCTGCGGTTCCCGAGAATGCGGTCTGCAAACCAAACCGACGAACTTTGGATCAACGAAGGTACAAGTGAAGTTGCCAGTGACATTGCGGGTTATGGACCGCAGAATAGTCGGATGGATTGTTATTCTGGCGTAAACGACTCGCGCTGCTCCGATGGGATCAATGGGGTGTCTCTACTCGACTGGGATAATAGTAATTCGGACATCCTAAAACAATATTCCTTTGCTTATGTATTTATGCGTTATCTCTACGATATTTCTGGAACAACAGATTCCCAAAGACAAAACTTTTTTCGAGAAACTGTGATGGGGACATCGGGAACTCGGGCAAACTCGACAGGGAATTTAATGAATGTATTTAGAACTTCCGCAAATTATGATTCTACTTTACTTGGATCCCAAAATTCAGATGTGTTCTTTAGAACCTATGCTTTACTTAGTGCCCAAAGTTTTTTAGGTGCCAGTCCAAATCTCACTGCCGTAGAACAAGTGACAAGCGATGGAGCTACCGCAACCACGGTCAATTTATCTGCTGCCCTGACAAGATACCCACTCTCTGCAAGTTTAGCTAGGATCATAGCAAATCCTGTCACACCCACAACAGCACGTAGTTCCATCAAACAGGGATCCACAAACTTTTATACAGTTGCATTGGGAGGAACTCCAACCATTCCAACAAGTTCCAGAAAAAACTACGGACGTGTGACTACGGGAACAACGAAAGGGATTTTCTTTTGGGCAGATTCTCCTGCGGGACTCAATGCCAATGTAAAGTATGTGCAGACGAATGAAGAAGGAACATCTCCGACCATCCCTCAAAAACCTCGATCCTTAAAATCAGTGATCGAAGGCAATCCGACTTCTGGTCCTATGCCCATTTGTGGAATCGAATTTACAAACGATTTGGTTCGTACTTCCGAAAATATTCCAATAGAATAG
- a CDS encoding class I SAM-dependent methyltransferase has protein sequence MEKSQNQSLLQDTIDSELFTELKNKSTVDQFPIYRKIFFKAMSSMKRGSLRMILPDGEQMIIGDPNSPFDPKFHSALVHVKNPLFFKKSVLYGDIGFSESYLTGDWDTDSIENVISWFILNVDDSPSLSGAKKKLFHLDLFNLGNKFLHFLRKNTLTGSKKNIVEHYDLGNKFYKLFLDPTMTYSSAYFQSLDETLEEAQTRKVDKLCQKLRLNPADHLLEIGSGWGFLSIHAAKNYGCRVTTVTLSEEQYAYAKARIEKEGLTDKIEILIQDYRKIEGQYSKIVSVEMLEAVGDAYYETFFQKCQDLLVRDGIMALQVITCPDSRFTSFKNGIDFIQKHIFPGSLLPSIGRMNQAINRTGDMYLFHLEDMGLSYAKTLRIWLRSFEENLTEVRNQGYSETFIRKWRYYLAYCAAAFQMRNISVVQSVYVRPNNLNI, from the coding sequence TTGGAAAAATCACAGAACCAGTCCCTCTTACAAGACACGATTGATTCAGAACTTTTTACCGAATTAAAGAACAAGTCTACCGTCGATCAGTTCCCAATTTATAGGAAGATATTTTTTAAAGCTATGAGTTCCATGAAAAGAGGATCCCTTCGAATGATCCTGCCTGATGGAGAACAGATGATCATTGGAGATCCTAATTCTCCCTTTGATCCTAAATTTCATTCGGCTCTGGTTCACGTGAAGAATCCTCTCTTCTTCAAGAAATCGGTGTTATATGGTGATATTGGATTTTCAGAATCTTATTTAACCGGAGATTGGGATACGGATTCGATTGAAAATGTGATTTCATGGTTTATTTTGAATGTTGATGATAGTCCTAGTTTATCAGGGGCAAAAAAGAAACTATTCCATTTGGATTTGTTCAATTTAGGCAATAAATTCCTACATTTTTTGCGAAAGAACACCCTAACGGGGAGTAAAAAAAATATCGTAGAACATTATGATCTGGGTAATAAATTCTATAAATTGTTCTTAGATCCAACAATGACTTATAGTTCTGCCTATTTTCAATCATTGGACGAAACACTAGAAGAGGCTCAAACCAGAAAAGTAGACAAACTTTGCCAAAAGTTAAGACTAAATCCAGCCGATCATCTTTTGGAAATCGGAAGCGGTTGGGGATTTTTATCGATTCATGCGGCAAAAAATTATGGATGCAGGGTAACTACTGTAACTTTATCTGAAGAACAATATGCGTATGCAAAGGCAAGAATTGAGAAAGAAGGACTCACTGACAAAATTGAAATTCTAATTCAAGATTATCGTAAAATTGAAGGACAGTATAGTAAGATTGTTTCTGTGGAGATGTTAGAAGCAGTAGGGGATGCCTATTACGAAACTTTTTTTCAGAAATGCCAAGACCTTCTTGTTAGGGATGGAATTATGGCTCTCCAAGTCATCACATGCCCTGATTCTAGATTTACATCCTTTAAAAATGGAATCGATTTTATTCAGAAACATATTTTCCCTGGTTCTCTTTTGCCTTCTATTGGCCGGATGAACCAAGCCATCAATCGGACGGGTGATATGTATCTTTTCCATTTAGAAGATATGGGTCTTAGTTATGCGAAGACTTTGAGAATTTGGCTCAGGAGTTTTGAAGAAAATCTGACAGAAGTAAGAAACCAAGGGTATAGCGAAACTTTTATCAGAAAGTGGAGATACTACTTGGCATATTGTGCGGCTGCCTTCCAAATGAGAAACATCAGTGTCGTTCAATCTGTCTATGTTAGACCAAACAATCTCAATATATAA
- a CDS encoding DUF1365 domain-containing protein produces MYEADVFHARTAPKPNKFQYRIFNFYLDLSEIDQLSHKSFWFSRNRWNLFSFYDKDHIQFGKENVYENIKAFLEASGVTNIGKIFLLTNLRILGYVFNPVSFYFCYDSSGQPLVSIAEVGNTYGETKPYLGYFKNTKGTIADPEVYIREQKNFYVSPFIPLDSEFEFRLNLPKEQLQIGVDSFENGKRILTTSFLGKKIPFHSQYLLKLFARFPFITVKIITLIHWQAFKLWMKKIPYIQKDQNLEKQTGVPLGKITEPVPLTRHD; encoded by the coding sequence ATGTACGAAGCGGACGTGTTCCACGCACGGACCGCTCCCAAACCCAACAAATTCCAATATAGGATTTTTAATTTTTATTTAGATTTGTCAGAAATAGACCAGTTGTCTCACAAAAGTTTCTGGTTTTCTAGAAACCGTTGGAACCTGTTTTCCTTTTATGACAAAGACCATATCCAATTTGGAAAAGAGAACGTTTATGAAAATATAAAGGCTTTTCTTGAGGCATCGGGGGTAACAAACATTGGAAAGATATTTTTATTAACCAATCTTCGTATCCTTGGATATGTGTTCAATCCAGTCAGTTTTTACTTTTGTTATGATAGTTCAGGACAACCACTAGTATCGATTGCTGAAGTCGGAAATACTTACGGTGAAACCAAACCTTATCTTGGTTACTTCAAAAACACAAAGGGAACCATTGCAGATCCTGAAGTGTACATAAGAGAACAAAAGAATTTTTATGTCTCGCCTTTCATTCCTTTAGATTCCGAATTTGAATTTCGATTGAACCTACCAAAAGAACAATTGCAGATTGGTGTCGACTCTTTCGAGAATGGAAAAAGAATTCTCACCACTTCCTTTCTTGGAAAAAAAATTCCATTTCATTCTCAATACTTGTTAAAACTTTTTGCCCGATTCCCATTCATCACCGTCAAAATAATAACATTGATTCATTGGCAAGCTTTCAAGTTATGGATGAAAAAAATTCCATACATTCAGAAAGACCAAAACTTAGAGAAACAAACAGGAGTTCCCCTTGGAAAAATCACAGAACCAGTCCCTCTTACAAGACACGATTGA
- a CDS encoding sugar phosphate nucleotidyltransferase: MKKIRIGVIAAAGKGTRAYPRTSFIPKPLFVIEGKTILHRNVELMVKTFGIEKVYVLVGYLKEQIIAEIDHIRLAIPKVVIEPVEWTQKGLASDVASLEKTIHEPFLTILGDEFYYRTDHDRFLKVLNKHPNMAASIGIVKTSLLSRIRKNYSVVLENDKILNLVEKPENPPNELLGLGSYFFTPEYFEFFKKTPISTKSGVIEITDVIDKMAKESKGGVYATMLSCEYFNINSMQDYYHAVYEVRNDLFHKFKTSLVIPTNNNGRSITDVIVDFKDKFNEIIVIDNESTDETFALSKKEKVKTYIFPGDGDPTRLGEQVRRGIEYTTGDIIVVVSPDGSFRSKDFPKLLEYMKDSDMVIGTRTTRQMIEQGSNLKPLYRLVNLLMGKLVEVFWWGQEPRFTDVDCQFFSVWRESYERVKPQLVVEDHKFTVELMIDIVRSHMRCIEIPVSYFKPVGQVEYRLRDMISDSIQIMKLILSKKFYLGEDRDGE, from the coding sequence TTGAAAAAGATCAGAATTGGGGTCATTGCAGCTGCCGGAAAAGGAACCCGAGCATATCCCCGAACCAGTTTCATTCCAAAACCTCTCTTTGTCATCGAAGGAAAGACCATCCTCCATCGAAACGTGGAACTAATGGTAAAGACCTTTGGAATTGAAAAGGTCTATGTTTTGGTAGGTTATCTCAAAGAACAAATTATCGCTGAGATCGATCACATTCGATTGGCAATTCCTAAAGTGGTGATAGAACCTGTGGAATGGACCCAAAAGGGTTTAGCCTCTGATGTAGCAAGTTTGGAAAAAACCATCCATGAACCTTTTCTCACTATCCTTGGGGACGAATTTTATTACCGCACGGATCACGATCGCTTTTTAAAAGTTTTAAATAAACATCCTAATATGGCGGCTTCCATTGGGATTGTAAAAACATCCTTACTTTCTAGAATTCGAAAAAACTATTCCGTTGTATTAGAAAATGATAAAATACTGAATTTGGTTGAAAAACCTGAGAACCCTCCTAATGAACTTTTAGGATTAGGAAGTTACTTTTTTACACCGGAGTATTTTGAATTTTTTAAGAAAACTCCCATTTCTACAAAGTCAGGTGTCATAGAAATAACGGATGTTATTGATAAGATGGCTAAAGAGTCCAAGGGTGGGGTGTATGCAACTATGTTAAGTTGCGAATACTTTAATATTAACTCTATGCAGGACTACTATCACGCAGTTTATGAAGTGAGAAATGATTTATTTCATAAGTTTAAAACTAGTTTGGTTATTCCAACCAACAACAACGGAAGATCCATTACAGATGTAATTGTGGACTTTAAAGATAAATTTAACGAAATCATAGTCATTGATAACGAATCTACCGATGAAACTTTTGCCTTAAGTAAAAAAGAAAAAGTCAAAACCTATATTTTCCCTGGTGATGGAGACCCCACAAGACTGGGAGAACAAGTAAGAAGGGGAATTGAATATACAACCGGTGATATCATAGTAGTTGTTTCACCAGATGGGTCCTTCCGCTCCAAAGATTTCCCTAAGTTACTCGAATACATGAAAGATTCTGATATGGTGATTGGCACTCGTACCACAAGACAGATGATCGAACAAGGTTCCAATCTGAAACCTCTCTATCGTTTAGTGAATTTACTGATGGGTAAATTGGTGGAAGTGTTCTGGTGGGGACAAGAACCGCGATTCACTGACGTGGATTGTCAATTTTTTTCCGTATGGCGAGAGTCATATGAAAGAGTGAAACCGCAATTGGTGGTGGAAGATCATAAGTTCACAGTAGAACTTATGATCGATATTGTTAGATCTCATATGCGTTGTATTGAAATCCCAGTGTCCTACTTTAAACCGGTGGGGCAAGTGGAATACCGGTTACGAGATATGATTTCAGATTCAATTCAAATAATGAAATTGATTTTATCTAAAAAGTTTTACCTAGGAGAAGATCGCGATGGCGAATAA
- a CDS encoding NAD(P)/FAD-dependent oxidoreductase gives MKETLAIVGTGIAGLGSAYFLKNDFDLTIFDSADYIGGHTNTVMVEEEGVSIPIDTGFIVFNHVTYPNLLRLFQTLNVPTKKSDMSFSVQHDPTKLEFCGSGLSGLFAQKKNLFRPRYLKMLLEIDRFNKSAPKILDDPKYDTWNLGKYMEAFGFGKDILNFYLIPMSSAVWSTPPDLMLEFPAKSLIRFFYNHGFLGLNTQHQWYTVDGGSHEYSKRISAPIKDRFRLNHPVKQVNRTVDGKVELVFGEGKREIFDKVLLATHGHISAKLLGNPTKLESELLPLYRYQNNTATLHTDASDMPKIPSCWSSWNYKIVEGTSGKQEPYTIYWMNRLQNVSEKRNYFVTINDPERVEKDKIIKKIDYEHPLFSVEASLGQNRLPELNESGPIYFAGAYFRYGFHEDGFLSAVNVSRSILKRDPWT, from the coding sequence GTGAAAGAAACATTAGCCATAGTCGGTACAGGAATCGCAGGTCTCGGTTCCGCTTACTTTTTAAAAAATGATTTTGATTTAACAATTTTTGATAGTGCCGATTATATCGGTGGGCATACCAACACGGTTATGGTAGAAGAAGAGGGAGTCTCCATTCCGATAGATACTGGTTTTATTGTATTTAACCATGTAACTTATCCGAATTTACTTCGTCTGTTCCAAACTCTAAATGTTCCCACTAAAAAATCAGATATGTCGTTTAGTGTTCAACATGATCCCACCAAACTGGAGTTTTGTGGATCTGGACTTTCAGGGCTTTTTGCACAGAAAAAAAATCTTTTTCGACCCCGTTATTTAAAGATGTTACTTGAGATTGACCGGTTCAACAAATCGGCACCAAAGATTTTGGACGATCCTAAGTATGATACCTGGAATTTGGGTAAGTACATGGAGGCATTTGGGTTTGGAAAAGACATTCTGAATTTCTATTTGATCCCCATGAGTTCTGCTGTTTGGTCTACTCCTCCTGATTTGATGTTAGAATTTCCAGCAAAGTCACTCATCCGTTTTTTTTACAACCATGGATTTTTGGGACTTAATACCCAACACCAATGGTATACGGTGGATGGAGGATCTCATGAATATAGCAAACGAATTTCCGCACCCATTAAAGATCGTTTTCGTCTGAATCACCCGGTGAAACAAGTGAATCGAACCGTCGATGGAAAGGTGGAACTTGTGTTTGGTGAAGGTAAGAGAGAGATTTTCGATAAAGTTTTACTTGCTACACATGGACATATTTCTGCAAAATTGTTAGGAAATCCGACGAAATTGGAGAGTGAGTTACTCCCTCTCTACCGTTACCAAAACAATACAGCCACACTTCATACCGATGCCAGCGATATGCCAAAAATTCCATCCTGTTGGTCGAGTTGGAATTACAAAATTGTCGAAGGGACTAGTGGAAAACAGGAACCATATACCATCTATTGGATGAACCGATTGCAAAATGTTTCCGAAAAAAGAAACTATTTTGTGACGATCAATGATCCAGAACGTGTGGAAAAGGATAAAATCATTAAAAAAATTGATTATGAACACCCACTATTTTCTGTAGAAGCATCTCTTGGTCAAAATCGTCTGCCTGAGTTAAACGAATCAGGTCCCATCTACTTTGCGGGAGCTTACTTTCGGTATGGGTTCCATGAAGATGGATTTTTGTCTGCGGTGAATGTTTCCCGTAGCATTTTAAAAAGGGATCCATGGACATAA